One window of Klebsiella quasivariicola genomic DNA carries:
- a CDS encoding bifunctional 5-dehydro-2-deoxygluconokinase/5-dehydro-2-deoxyphosphogluconate aldolase, which translates to MNAAVKRLDVICIGRVAVDLYAQQIGSRLEDVASFAKYLGGSSGNVAFGTAIQGLKSAMLARVGDEHNGRFLRETLNRAGVDTEYLITDKSRLTALVMLGIKDQETFPLIFYRDNCADMALTPDDISEEYIASSRALAVTGTHLSHANTRAAVLKALEYARRHGLRTALDIDYRPVLWGLTSLGDGETRFIESGPVTSQLQEVLHLFDLVVGTEEEFHIAGGSTDTLTALKNVRNATKATLVCKRGPMGCVVLEGDIPDSWDQVPLQQGVRVEVLNVLGAGDAFMSGLLRGWLNDEGWEQACRYANACGALVVSRHGCAPAMPTKVELDDYLLRAESVPRPDVDERLNHLHRVTSRRQQWPELCIFAFDHRKQLADLARETGRDEACIPQLKLLLLAAAEAAAQEAGLDQRSGILADGTYGQRALNAITGKGWWIGRPIELPSSRPLRLEHGNIGSQLIDWPLEHVVKCLVFYHPADPAALREEQDALLLEVWQACNKSGHELLLEVILPENGPDKDERHYHTMLEHFYQLGIKPDWWKLPPLSSASWQQITALIEREDPWSRGILILGLDAPSDKLRAGFAEAAAHPMIKGFAVGRTIFGQPSRRWMQGELSDEALIEEVKRNYLTLIGYWREARR; encoded by the coding sequence ATGAATGCAGCAGTAAAGCGGCTCGACGTCATCTGTATAGGTCGGGTGGCCGTCGACCTCTATGCCCAGCAGATCGGTTCGCGGCTAGAAGACGTTGCCAGTTTCGCGAAATATCTGGGCGGCTCCTCCGGCAACGTGGCCTTTGGCACCGCGATTCAGGGGCTGAAATCGGCCATGCTGGCGCGCGTTGGCGATGAACACAACGGCCGTTTCCTGCGCGAAACGCTCAACCGCGCCGGGGTGGATACCGAGTATCTGATTACCGACAAATCCCGCCTGACCGCGCTGGTGATGCTGGGGATTAAGGATCAGGAGACCTTCCCCCTGATTTTCTACCGCGATAACTGCGCCGATATGGCCTTAACGCCTGACGACATCAGCGAGGAGTATATTGCCTCCTCCCGGGCGCTGGCGGTGACCGGCACCCATCTGTCGCACGCCAACACCCGCGCCGCGGTGCTGAAGGCGCTGGAATACGCTCGCCGTCACGGCCTGCGTACCGCGCTGGATATCGATTACCGTCCGGTGCTGTGGGGGCTCACCTCGCTCGGGGATGGCGAAACGCGCTTCATTGAGTCCGGGCCGGTCACCAGCCAGCTGCAGGAAGTGCTGCATCTGTTCGATTTGGTGGTGGGAACCGAAGAAGAGTTTCATATTGCCGGGGGCAGCACCGATACCCTGACCGCGCTGAAAAATGTGCGTAATGCCACCAAAGCCACCCTCGTGTGCAAGCGCGGGCCGATGGGCTGCGTGGTGCTGGAAGGCGATATCCCGGACAGCTGGGACCAGGTGCCGCTGCAGCAGGGCGTGCGCGTGGAAGTCCTCAACGTGCTGGGCGCCGGGGATGCCTTTATGTCGGGCCTTCTGCGCGGCTGGCTCAACGACGAAGGCTGGGAGCAGGCTTGCCGTTACGCCAACGCCTGCGGGGCGCTGGTGGTCTCCCGCCACGGCTGCGCGCCGGCGATGCCCACCAAAGTCGAACTCGATGACTACCTGCTGCGCGCCGAATCGGTGCCGCGCCCGGACGTCGACGAGCGCCTCAACCACCTGCACCGGGTCACCAGCCGCCGTCAGCAGTGGCCGGAGCTGTGCATTTTCGCCTTCGACCATCGCAAACAGCTGGCCGACCTGGCGCGGGAGACCGGGCGCGATGAAGCCTGCATTCCGCAGCTCAAGCTGTTGTTGTTAGCCGCGGCCGAAGCGGCGGCGCAGGAGGCGGGTCTCGATCAGCGCAGCGGCATTCTGGCCGACGGCACCTACGGCCAACGTGCGCTGAACGCCATTACCGGCAAGGGCTGGTGGATCGGGCGCCCCATCGAACTGCCCAGCTCGCGACCGCTGCGTCTGGAGCATGGCAACATCGGCTCGCAGCTGATCGACTGGCCGCTGGAGCATGTCGTCAAATGCCTGGTCTTCTATCACCCTGCCGACCCGGCGGCGCTGCGTGAAGAGCAGGACGCCCTGCTGCTCGAGGTGTGGCAGGCCTGTAACAAGTCAGGCCATGAACTGCTGCTGGAGGTGATCCTGCCGGAAAATGGCCCGGACAAAGACGAGCGCCATTACCACACCATGCTGGAGCACTTCTATCAGCTGGGGATCAAGCCGGACTGGTGGAAGCTGCCGCCGCTCTCCAGCGCCAGCTGGCAGCAGATCACCGCCCTTATCGAGCGCGAAGATCCGTGGAGCCGCGGGATCCTGATCCTCGGCCTCGACGCGCCTTCCGACAAACTGCGCGCCGGTTTCGCCGAGGCGGCCGCACACCCGATGATCAAAGGTTTCGCCGTCGGGCGTACCATCTTTGGCCAGCCGTCGCGGCGCTGGATGCAGGGTGAGCTCAGCGATGAGGCCCTGATAGAGGAAGTGAAACGCAACTATCTGACGCTTATTGGCTACTGGCGCGAAGCCCGCCGCTGA
- a CDS encoding MurR/RpiR family transcriptional regulator, whose translation MANNPTQLTILQDEIRRRYDTLSKRLKQVARYILDNSNSVAFDTVASIAQQADVPPSTLIRFANAFGFSGFNEMKQMFKQHLMEETANYTERARLFRQTTSDESSPPETPTEILNMFTMVNNQALQQLAMQTSSDELERAVALLGEAENIYVIGLRRSFSVASYLTYALRHLDRKAFLIDGLGGMFTEQLSLVGPKDVVVAVSFSPYAREVVELVELGAQRKARQIAITDSQVSPLAAFSDVCFVVREAQVDGFRSQVASLCLAQTLAVSLALNSSQESEAKQKA comes from the coding sequence ATGGCCAATAACCCAACACAGCTGACCATCCTGCAGGATGAAATCAGGCGTCGCTACGATACGTTAAGCAAACGCCTGAAACAGGTCGCCCGCTATATCCTTGATAACAGCAATAGCGTGGCTTTCGATACCGTGGCCTCCATAGCGCAACAGGCGGATGTTCCCCCTTCCACATTGATTCGTTTTGCCAACGCCTTCGGCTTCAGCGGCTTTAACGAAATGAAACAGATGTTCAAGCAACATTTGATGGAAGAGACCGCCAACTATACCGAGCGCGCCCGTCTGTTCCGCCAGACCACCAGCGATGAATCCAGCCCGCCGGAAACGCCGACGGAAATCCTCAATATGTTCACGATGGTGAACAACCAGGCGCTGCAGCAGCTGGCGATGCAGACCTCCAGCGATGAGCTTGAGCGCGCGGTGGCCCTGCTGGGCGAGGCGGAAAATATTTACGTCATTGGCCTGCGCCGGTCGTTCAGCGTCGCCTCCTATCTGACCTATGCGCTGCGCCACCTCGATCGCAAAGCCTTTCTGATCGACGGCCTCGGCGGCATGTTCACCGAGCAGCTGAGTCTGGTCGGCCCGAAAGACGTGGTGGTGGCGGTGAGCTTCTCGCCGTACGCGCGGGAAGTGGTCGAGCTGGTGGAGCTGGGCGCGCAGCGCAAAGCGCGGCAGATCGCCATTACCGACAGCCAGGTCAGCCCGCTGGCGGCCTTCAGCGATGTCTGCTTTGTGGTGCGTGAAGCGCAGGTAGATGGTTTCCGCTCGCAGGTTGCTTCCCTGTGTCTGGCCCAGACGCTGGCGGTTTCGCTGGCGCTGAACAGCAGCCAGGAGTCCGAGGCCAAGCAGAAGGCGTGA
- the iolD gene encoding 3D-(3,5/4)-trihydroxycyclohexane-1,2-dione acylhydrolase (decyclizing): MGKLRLTTAQALVKFLDNQYLEVDGVELKFVKGIFAIFGHGNVLGLGQALEQDSGDMRVYQGRNEQGMAHAATGFARQALRRQIIACTSSIGPGAANMITAAGTASANRIPLLLLPGDVFATRQPDPVLQQIEQSYDLSISTNDAFRAVSKYWDRITRPEQLMSACINAMRVLTDPAETGAVTLCLPQDVQGEAWDYPESFFTRRVHRLDRRPASAAQLADAVAAIKASRKPLIVCGGGVKYSGAGEALSRFAERYGVPFAETQAGKGTVVSSHPLNVGGVGETGCLAANLLAKEADLVIGVGTRFSDFTTASKWIFQHPEVRFLNINVSNFDAWKLDGIAMLADAREAMSALDAALADTGWQAGWGAQIESVQSRQLKETQRVYQAVWQEKSFVPEIDDHLDRESVYREFRQITDSTLTQSSVLGVLNETLPAEAVIVAAAGSLPGDLQRVWRNRAENTYHVEYGYSCMGYEVNAALGVKLAQPQSEVYSLVGDGSFMMLHSELVTSLQERAKINVVLFDNMANGCINNLQMEHGMDSFGTEFRYRQPETGQLQGGLVPVDFATIAAGYGCKTWRVTTLDELRHALDAARRETVSTLIDIKVLPKTMVHKYGSWWNVGVAQTALSERIRKVAQMINEKRAQARDY; the protein is encoded by the coding sequence ATGGGCAAACTGAGACTGACAACGGCGCAGGCGCTGGTGAAGTTCCTCGATAACCAGTACCTGGAAGTGGATGGCGTAGAGCTGAAATTCGTGAAAGGCATTTTCGCGATTTTCGGCCATGGCAACGTCCTGGGGCTGGGGCAGGCGCTGGAGCAGGACAGCGGCGATATGCGCGTCTATCAGGGGCGTAACGAGCAGGGGATGGCCCACGCGGCCACCGGTTTTGCCCGCCAGGCCCTGCGCCGGCAGATTATCGCCTGCACCTCCTCCATCGGCCCAGGAGCGGCCAACATGATCACCGCCGCCGGCACCGCCAGCGCCAACCGCATTCCGCTGCTGCTGCTGCCGGGTGATGTCTTCGCCACCCGCCAGCCGGACCCGGTGCTCCAGCAGATTGAACAGAGCTACGATCTCAGCATCAGCACCAATGACGCCTTCCGCGCAGTCAGCAAATACTGGGACCGCATTACCCGCCCGGAACAGCTGATGAGCGCCTGCATCAACGCCATGCGCGTCCTGACTGACCCGGCGGAAACCGGCGCGGTGACGCTGTGCCTGCCGCAGGATGTGCAGGGCGAAGCCTGGGACTACCCGGAATCCTTCTTTACGCGCCGCGTGCACCGTCTCGACCGCCGCCCGGCCAGCGCCGCGCAGCTGGCGGACGCCGTCGCGGCCATCAAAGCCAGCCGTAAACCGCTGATCGTCTGCGGCGGCGGGGTGAAATACTCCGGCGCGGGCGAAGCGCTGTCCCGTTTCGCCGAGCGCTACGGGGTGCCCTTTGCCGAAACCCAGGCCGGGAAGGGGACGGTGGTCTCTTCTCATCCCCTGAACGTCGGCGGCGTCGGCGAGACGGGCTGCCTGGCGGCGAACCTGCTGGCGAAAGAGGCCGACCTGGTGATCGGCGTCGGCACCCGTTTCAGCGATTTTACCACCGCCTCGAAATGGATTTTCCAGCACCCGGAGGTGCGTTTCCTGAATATTAACGTCAGCAACTTCGACGCCTGGAAGCTGGACGGCATTGCCATGCTGGCGGACGCCCGGGAAGCGATGAGCGCCCTCGACGCGGCGCTGGCGGATACCGGCTGGCAGGCCGGCTGGGGCGCGCAGATCGAGAGCGTGCAGAGCCGACAGTTAAAAGAGACCCAGCGCGTCTACCAGGCGGTGTGGCAGGAAAAATCCTTTGTGCCGGAGATCGACGATCATCTCGATCGCGAATCGGTGTATCGCGAGTTCCGCCAGATCACCGACTCCACCCTGACCCAGAGCAGCGTCCTTGGGGTACTGAATGAAACGCTACCGGCCGAGGCGGTGATCGTCGCGGCGGCGGGCAGCCTGCCCGGCGATCTGCAGCGCGTCTGGCGCAACCGTGCGGAAAACACCTACCACGTGGAGTACGGCTACTCCTGCATGGGATACGAAGTCAACGCCGCGCTGGGCGTGAAGCTGGCGCAGCCGCAGAGCGAAGTCTACTCCCTGGTCGGCGATGGCTCATTCATGATGCTGCACTCTGAGCTGGTCACCTCCCTGCAGGAGCGGGCGAAGATCAACGTCGTGCTGTTCGACAACATGGCCAACGGCTGCATCAACAACCTGCAGATGGAGCACGGGATGGACAGCTTCGGCACCGAGTTCCGCTACCGCCAGCCGGAAACCGGCCAGTTGCAGGGCGGCCTGGTGCCGGTGGACTTCGCCACCATCGCCGCCGGCTACGGCTGCAAAACCTGGCGCGTCACCACCCTGGACGAACTGCGCCACGCACTGGACGCCGCCCGTCGCGAAACGGTCAGCACCCTGATTGATATTAAAGTGCTGCCGAAGACCATGGTGCACAAATACGGCAGCTGGTGGAACGTCGGGGTCGCCCAGACGGCGCTCTCTGAGCGGATCCGCAAGGTGGCGCAAATGATTAATGAAAAGCGCGCCCAGGCGCGTGATTACTAA